Within Planococcus citri chromosome 2, ihPlaCitr1.1, whole genome shotgun sequence, the genomic segment aaatttatccgccaaaaactattttcacaaCCTCACttggaacaaattttaaaatttaatgttgactttctgattttcgttttttgcttgTCATTTCTCACCATTTGGCTTTAAAGCGGTTATTTTGGTCTCATTCGCTTTTACTGTGAAAAAGGAATAGGGCAAAACACTCTGACGTCACACAGTGTATAAGTGGTTGCAGAtcttgattccccttacatTCTGTAGGGTTCAAGCTAGTTCAAGCTAGTCattgttctgtccactttgCACTTTGATAAGTCCAGactttcaaaccatctcgagCACCCCATTATTTGATtgctcaaaattgtagagaattttatccCCTTTTCAACcgtactacattttttgaaatccacgaaagtcttccttgagaaaatttgcTTGATGAGCTGCAAAGGTAGCCAATTCATCTCattgttctgtccactttgTACATTGATACACCCAAACCTTCAAACCAATCTCAAGGACCCCATTATTTCATGGCtataaattgtagagaattttgtcccctttccgatggtactgaattttttgaaatcctcaaaggtcttccttgaggaaattgaatCAAGGAGCAGAAAAAGGTggcaaaattcaacttattGTTCTGTCaactttgcactttgaggtggcagaacttttaaaccgtCTCTaagaccccattattttatggttccaaattgtagagaattttatcccctttccaacggtaatacattttttgaaattctcaaaggtctttcttgagaaaattggcttaaggagcagaaaaatgtgacaaaattcaacttgttgTTCTGTCaactttgcactttgaggtagcagaacttttaaaccatctcgaggaccctaTTATTTTATGtctcaaaattgtagagaattttatttcttttccaACGGTAACTCCGAGAACCCAAAACTAGGCCAAGAATTCTGAAATTCCTAAAAATAGTGTCATGCAACCTCAAAATGTgctaaaatttcgcgaaaaatgttGGACGAATATGTTCacgagcagttttgaagaattctgaaacagaaaaagtgctgaaattacgagaaaaagtcaaatatttcaacggGAATGTTTCTTGAtacctaattttgaagaatttaaagttcaaaacgggatcattattttttggattttttgaaaatgtggtctGCGATCTATCAAAATACGTTAGAATTTGagcagaaaatcgaaaatttctatcaaaattttattcgagcGCTTTTGAagagtttaattaattttttgggttGTGAAAAGTGTCCTGCAGCACATCAAAATGAGTCACATACTTGTAAAGAAGGTAGAAAGTCAGATTTTCAAAGAGTAAAATGAGATGGAAGTTAGAATGCACAAATTCCAAgatttgaaatctcaaaaatggaCCCTCCTGGAGAAAAACTCAAAGTAATGACACATGAACGATTGGAATTTTGATCCTGTAGAATTTTCGTTCCCATCATTTTCGTCATAAACGTCTTTGTTCCGCTCCAGAGGCTCTTCAatgtttcaaatgtttcaattcaatttttaaaaaattcagttttatgaatatattttgaaaatgaaacttccTAGAAAAATATAAATGTCATAGAACACGAGAtggttgaaaaatcaatttgctaAACATAACTGAGGcctttatcattttcatttcccaAACAGATCCACGATCAAAATTCACGtttgtggccaaaaaattacaaactgaGTATCTATACCTTACTTACATAAAATGtcatttctctttttaaaattgaaaattataatttatcgTGGAGCCAAATAATGATGTATGAGGACTAAATCCTTCAAAATTGGTCTCAAAattgtagacattttttttttcaagtgggtGTAAActcttttttccaaagaaagttttgaatcatggatatacgagtatgtactaaTATTTAATTTGGCTTCACTCCAGAATATGTGTTTCTTGAATTAGGTACATTTGAAACGCTTTTCATTCTTCAACTCTTAACCTCAATTTTGcttgaataataaaaatactataattataattatgtagttcATATTTTCTTTAGTAGGTCTATCTTCATTGAGATTTAACATgagaacttttatttttttttgcagccaGCGCTTTTGGGTTCCTGTCTCCTATAGGATGCCTACTTTCAGGCACTGTGATGGATATGTTTGGACGaaaatcctactttttcatAATGTACATTCCACTGATAATTTCCTGGTTGATGATTGCCTTCGCATCAAATTATGAAATGCTATTCTATGGCATGATAATTCAAGGATTTGGTATAGGTAAGAAAAATACTTAAATACCCCTAatacatcaagaaaaatattttttcatgtctttAAATACACTACCTACATCTTTATTTCATCTCTCTTACAGGTATGTCATTTTGTGCATCCACCTACATCTCGGAGATCTCTACAACCCAAAACAGAGGCGCCTACCTGGGTCTAATACAGATAGCCTACTGTGTCGGTATCCTAATTTGTAACGTATCGATGTATTACTTGAATTGGGATGTCGTGGCCATAGTTTACGCCGCATTAGCCATCATCAGCACGTTGCTAATGTTAATTCTAATAGAATCTCCGACATGGTTATACAGCAAAGGACGAATTGAGAAATCGATCGAGGCACTCAGCTCACTCAGATGTTCACATCCGGACGATATGAGAGACGAAATAGAAGATATGGAAAAATCTCGCGACAGCTCGATCAAATTATCACTCAGAGAGACTTTGAAAAACGTTCTCAGAGCGTGGAAACCTTTACTGATGAGCGTGCTGATAAAACTCCTATTGCAAAATTCTGGTTATTCTATCATGAGCTCGTATACGATTACGGTCTTCGATCAATTAAAATTACCCCTAGATAGTTCTCGTTTCACAATCGAATACTCGGTGGCCGGATTCGTAGGCAGTATAGCCACAGCTTTCTTTATGCATACACTAAATCGAAAAACTCTGCTGTTCAGTACCTCGTTTGTTATGGGAATATGTA encodes:
- the LOC135835471 gene encoding facilitated trehalose transporter Tret1-like gives rise to the protein MKFQFRNSGFVKEVTFVMITLTIYIFEGIGRSYIVFLFKQLKLPDSPITLNEVQESWIASAFGFLSPIGCLLSGTVMDMFGRKSYFFIMYIPLIISWLMIAFASNYEMLFYGMIIQGFGIGMSFCASTYISEISTTQNRGAYLGLIQIAYCVGILICNVSMYYLNWDVVAIVYAALAIISTLLMLILIESPTWLYSKGRIEKSIEALSSLRCSHPDDMRDEIEDMEKSRDSSIKLSLRETLKNVLRAWKPLLMSVLIKLLLQNSGYSIMSSYTITVFDQLKLPLDSSRFTIEYSVAGFVGSIATAFFMHTLNRKTLLFSTSFVMGICMVVVGIYEEIFYFDSDKIFAYIVPIAFYVNTFANNLGAEPIIFCLGGELFPNEARGILNGIYGAVDNLYMSASMKVFPNFINAVGVKLVIWTFALFSFIVAVYGVYILPETKGKTLNEVQEEYFKKKKRNVDDNIDQEV